One segment of Rosa chinensis cultivar Old Blush chromosome 6, RchiOBHm-V2, whole genome shotgun sequence DNA contains the following:
- the LOC112174534 gene encoding ubinuclein-2 isoform X1 translates to MGKDSSDDEDQNIPDDDQYDTEDSFIDDAELDEYFEVDNSAIKHDGFFVNRGQLERINTTAALPNQQPKKRRRKEAKSPGETDDCHVPNKQAKLGKTAAAKITSGLAKNSSALITIAVTTEHREDVEFQNPLNSSGYSSTKKSADSKTVMNPSPLKALDGDASALQVEVKDIDKSKSGILLPKDSSNRFKDSGGSSDASYHKYHDKNAYSQTKTQSGRLSGNADELESSVRAKVKNGIRQLLDLNLSDGKYSVPTTVWPPDGFGLVDDRLSVKNLILLKGESLKSLFGHFSLLLYLDSYM, encoded by the exons ATG GGTAAAGATAGTAGTGACGATGAAGATCAAAATATTCCTGATGACGATCAGTATGATACTGAGGACTCATTTATTGATGATGCTGAGTTG GATGAATATTTTGAAGTGGATAATTCAGCTATAAAACATGACGGATTCTTTGTTAACAGGGGCCAACTAGAACGGAT AAACACAACTGCTGCATTACCTAACCAGCAAccaaagaaaaggagaagaaaagaggcAAAGAGCCCCGGTGAAACTGATGACTGTCACGTGCCAAATAAACAAGCAAAGTTAGGTAAGACAGCTGCAGCAAAGATTACATCGGGACTTGCAAAGAACTCATCTGCTCTCATTACTATTGCTGTAACCACGGAACACCGTGAAGATGTGGAATTTCAGAATCCATTGAACTCTTCCGGTTATTCATCCACTAAAAAGTCTGCTGATTCTAAAACAGTTATGAATCCTTCTCCGTTGAAAGCATTGGATGGAGATGCTTCTGCACTGCAAGTAGAGGTGAAGGATATTGATAAGTCTAAGTCAGGAATCCTGCTTCCTAAGGACTCGAGTAATAGATTTAAAGATTCCGGTGGGTCCTCTGATGCATCGTATCATAAATATCATGATAAAAATGCTTATTCGCAAACCAAAACCCAGTCGGGTAGACTATCTGGCAACGCTGATGAGCTGGAATCATCAGTTCGGGCGAAAGTGAAAAATGGGATCCGTCAACTGCTTGACCTTAACCTCTCGGACGGGAAGTACTCTGTTCCAACTACA GTATGGCCACCTGATGGCTTTGGATTAGTGGATGATCGACTAAGCGTAAAGAACCTTATATTGTTAAAG GGGGAGAGCCTGAAAAGCTTGTTCGGACACTTTTCATTGTTGCTATATCTAGACAGTTATATGTAA
- the LOC112174534 gene encoding ubinuclein-2 isoform X4 has translation MGKDSSDDEDQNIPDDDQYDTEDSFIDDAELDEYFEVDNSAIKHDGFFVNRGQLERINTTAALPNQQPKKRRRKEAKSPGETDDCHVPNKQAKLVMNPSPLKALDGDASALQVEVKDIDKSKSGILLPKDSSNRFKDSGGSSDASYHKYHDKNAYSQTKTQSGRLSGNADELESSVRAKVKNGIRQLLDLNLSDGKYSVPTTVWPPDGFGLVDDRLSVKNLILLKGESLKSLFGHFSLLLYLDSYM, from the exons ATG GGTAAAGATAGTAGTGACGATGAAGATCAAAATATTCCTGATGACGATCAGTATGATACTGAGGACTCATTTATTGATGATGCTGAGTTG GATGAATATTTTGAAGTGGATAATTCAGCTATAAAACATGACGGATTCTTTGTTAACAGGGGCCAACTAGAACGGAT AAACACAACTGCTGCATTACCTAACCAGCAAccaaagaaaaggagaagaaaagaggcAAAGAGCCCCGGTGAAACTGATGACTGTCACGTGCCAAATAAACAAGCAAAGTTAG TTATGAATCCTTCTCCGTTGAAAGCATTGGATGGAGATGCTTCTGCACTGCAAGTAGAGGTGAAGGATATTGATAAGTCTAAGTCAGGAATCCTGCTTCCTAAGGACTCGAGTAATAGATTTAAAGATTCCGGTGGGTCCTCTGATGCATCGTATCATAAATATCATGATAAAAATGCTTATTCGCAAACCAAAACCCAGTCGGGTAGACTATCTGGCAACGCTGATGAGCTGGAATCATCAGTTCGGGCGAAAGTGAAAAATGGGATCCGTCAACTGCTTGACCTTAACCTCTCGGACGGGAAGTACTCTGTTCCAACTACA GTATGGCCACCTGATGGCTTTGGATTAGTGGATGATCGACTAAGCGTAAAGAACCTTATATTGTTAAAG GGGGAGAGCCTGAAAAGCTTGTTCGGACACTTTTCATTGTTGCTATATCTAGACAGTTATATGTAA
- the LOC112174534 gene encoding ubinuclein-2 isoform X2: MGKDSSDDEDQNIPDDDQYDTEDSFIDDAELDEYFEVDNSAIKHDGFFVNRGQLERINTTAALPNQQPKKRRRKEAKSPGETDDCHVPNKQAKLGKTAAAKITSGLAKNSSALITIAVTTEHREDVEFQNPLNSSGYSSTKKSADSKTVMNPSPLKALDGDASALQVEVKDIDKSKSGILLPKDSSNRFKDSGGSSDASYHKYHDKNAYSQTKTQSGRLSGNADELESSVRAKVKNGIRQLLDLNLSDGKYSVPTTGESLKSLFGHFSLLLYLDSYM; encoded by the exons ATG GGTAAAGATAGTAGTGACGATGAAGATCAAAATATTCCTGATGACGATCAGTATGATACTGAGGACTCATTTATTGATGATGCTGAGTTG GATGAATATTTTGAAGTGGATAATTCAGCTATAAAACATGACGGATTCTTTGTTAACAGGGGCCAACTAGAACGGAT AAACACAACTGCTGCATTACCTAACCAGCAAccaaagaaaaggagaagaaaagaggcAAAGAGCCCCGGTGAAACTGATGACTGTCACGTGCCAAATAAACAAGCAAAGTTAGGTAAGACAGCTGCAGCAAAGATTACATCGGGACTTGCAAAGAACTCATCTGCTCTCATTACTATTGCTGTAACCACGGAACACCGTGAAGATGTGGAATTTCAGAATCCATTGAACTCTTCCGGTTATTCATCCACTAAAAAGTCTGCTGATTCTAAAACAGTTATGAATCCTTCTCCGTTGAAAGCATTGGATGGAGATGCTTCTGCACTGCAAGTAGAGGTGAAGGATATTGATAAGTCTAAGTCAGGAATCCTGCTTCCTAAGGACTCGAGTAATAGATTTAAAGATTCCGGTGGGTCCTCTGATGCATCGTATCATAAATATCATGATAAAAATGCTTATTCGCAAACCAAAACCCAGTCGGGTAGACTATCTGGCAACGCTGATGAGCTGGAATCATCAGTTCGGGCGAAAGTGAAAAATGGGATCCGTCAACTGCTTGACCTTAACCTCTCGGACGGGAAGTACTCTGTTCCAACTACA GGGGAGAGCCTGAAAAGCTTGTTCGGACACTTTTCATTGTTGCTATATCTAGACAGTTATATGTAA
- the LOC112174534 gene encoding ubinuclein-2 isoform X3: protein MGKDSSDDEDQNIPDDDQYDTEDSFIDDAELDEYFEVDNSAIKHDGFFVNRGQLERINTTAALPNQQPKKRRRKEAKSPGETDDCHVPNKQAKLGKTAAAKITSGLAKNSSALITIAVTTEHREDVEFQNPLNSSGYSSTKKSADSKTVMNPSPLKALDGDASALQVEVKDIDKSKSGILLPKDSSNRFKDSGGSSDASYHKYHDKNAYSQTKTQSGRLSGNADELESSVRAKVKNGIRQLLDLNLSDGKYSVPTTEV, encoded by the exons ATG GGTAAAGATAGTAGTGACGATGAAGATCAAAATATTCCTGATGACGATCAGTATGATACTGAGGACTCATTTATTGATGATGCTGAGTTG GATGAATATTTTGAAGTGGATAATTCAGCTATAAAACATGACGGATTCTTTGTTAACAGGGGCCAACTAGAACGGAT AAACACAACTGCTGCATTACCTAACCAGCAAccaaagaaaaggagaagaaaagaggcAAAGAGCCCCGGTGAAACTGATGACTGTCACGTGCCAAATAAACAAGCAAAGTTAGGTAAGACAGCTGCAGCAAAGATTACATCGGGACTTGCAAAGAACTCATCTGCTCTCATTACTATTGCTGTAACCACGGAACACCGTGAAGATGTGGAATTTCAGAATCCATTGAACTCTTCCGGTTATTCATCCACTAAAAAGTCTGCTGATTCTAAAACAGTTATGAATCCTTCTCCGTTGAAAGCATTGGATGGAGATGCTTCTGCACTGCAAGTAGAGGTGAAGGATATTGATAAGTCTAAGTCAGGAATCCTGCTTCCTAAGGACTCGAGTAATAGATTTAAAGATTCCGGTGGGTCCTCTGATGCATCGTATCATAAATATCATGATAAAAATGCTTATTCGCAAACCAAAACCCAGTCGGGTAGACTATCTGGCAACGCTGATGAGCTGGAATCATCAGTTCGGGCGAAAGTGAAAAATGGGATCCGTCAACTGCTTGACCTTAACCTCTCGGACGGGAAGTACTCTGTTCCAACTACA GAGGTGTGA